Proteins from one Diprion similis isolate iyDipSimi1 chromosome 3, iyDipSimi1.1, whole genome shotgun sequence genomic window:
- the LOC124416726 gene encoding eukaryotic translation initiation factor 4H-like: MAGRGGYEDSRDYMGGGGHHGSRKPLPTEPPYTAYVGNLPDRVVQGDVDKIFEKQNVKSVRLVKDRETDRFKGFCYVEFEDLSDLEMALEMNGIVIVEGNTIKIDVADGKRNDRGGGFDRRGRGGGGGGGFRGRDGGRGGGYGGDDFGGYNDRGPRGSGGRQGGAFEPRGNRGNYGSFNEDSGTGGREWSRGGNGGSRPSSYGSRDAPRGAGPRPGSDRKPFNEDIKEPPPDTSGRKRLMLKPRSVPDPVNAIAESSKSSSIYGGAKPREEKLENEEEK, encoded by the exons ATGGCTGGACGAGGTGGTTATGAAGATTCGAG GGATTACATGGGAGGAGGTGGACACCATGGCAGTAGAAAGCCGTTGCCCACAGAGCCTCCATACACAGCTTATGTCGGCAATTTGCCAGACCGCGTCGTTCAAGGAGACGTGGACAAAATCTTTGAGAAACAAAACGTGAAGAGTGTGCGCCTGGTCAAGGACCGTGAGACAGACAGGTTTAAAGGATTCTGCTATGTCGAGTTTGAGGATCTCAGCGACCTCGAAATGGCGCTCGAAATGAACGGCATCGTTATCGTCGAGGGTAACACCATCAAAATTGACGTTGCTGATGGGAAACGGAATGACAGAGGAGGCGGATTCGACCGGAGGGGACGTGGAGGAGGTGGCGGAGGCGGATTCAGGGGTCGAGACGGAGGCAGAGGCGGCGGTTATGGAGGCGATGATTTTG GGGGCTATAACGACAGAGGACCACGTGGTAGCGGAGGGCGACAAGGCGGTGCATTTGAACCACGAGGAAACAGGGGCAACTACGGAAGCTTTAATGAGGACTCTGGCACCGGTGGTCGAGAATGGTCACGTGGCGGAAATGGAGGAAGTCGGCCGAGCTCGTATGGCAGTCGGGACGCACCTCGTGGTGCAGGACCTCGTCCCGGTTCAGATCGCAAGCCCTTCAATGAGGACATCAAAGAGCCACCACCAG ATACCTCCGGACGAAAACGATTGATGTTGAAACCCAGGTCAGTTCCAGACCCAGTGAACGCAATTGCAGAATCTAGCAAGTCTAGTTCGATCTACGGAGGTGCGAAGCCTCGTGAAGAAAAGTTGGAGAacgaagaagagaaataa
- the LOC124416725 gene encoding flotillin-2 isoform X1: protein MGNVHTCGPNEALVVSGGCCGSMRKRTIVGGYAFTWWFVTDVQRLSLEVMTLNPRCEYVETAQGVPLTVTGVAQCKIMKADELLHTASEQFLGKTVNEIKSTILSTLEGHLRAILGTLSVEEVYKDRDQFAALVREVAAPDVGRMGIEILSFTIKDVYDDVQYLASLGKAQTAAVKRDADVGVAEANRDAGIREAECEKSAMDIKYNTDTKIEDNARLYQLQKALFDQEINTAKAEAQLAYELQAAKIKQRIRNEEIQIEVVERRKQIEVEEQEVRRKEHELRSTVRLPAEAEHYKMGRVAEGKRTQTVGAATADAERIRLIGQAEAESLEAVGKSDAERMRMKAQIYKKYGDAAILNIILTAMPKIAAEVAAPLAKTEEIVLLGGGDGTSSEITRLVGQVPPAVQALTGVDLSKVLGKIPGAK from the exons GGGGATGCTGTGGCTCCATGAGAAAACGGACCATCGTGGGTGGCTACGCGTTCACCTGGTGGTTCGTTACGGATGTTCAGCGGCTGTCTCTCGAAGTGATGACCTTGAACCCCCGCTGCGAGTACGTGGAGACCGCTCAAGGCGTACCATTGACCGTGACCGGGGTCGCCCAATGTAAGATCATGAAGGCTGACGAACTTCTGCACACGGCCAGCGAGCAGTTCCTCGGAAAGACTGTCAACGAGATCAAATCGACCATTCTGTCAACTCTGGAGGGTCACTTGCGCGCCATTCTTG gaACTCTTTCTGTAGAAGAGGTGTACAAAGACCGCGACCAGTTCGCAGCACTAGTACGCGAAGTGGCAGCGCCTGACGTGGGCCGCATGGGCATTGAGATCCTGTCTTTCACCATCAAAGATGTCTACGATGACGTTCAGTACCTGGCTTCCCTCGGGAAAGCCCAAACAGCCGCTGTGAAACGAGACGCTGACGTCGGCGTCGCTGAGGCGAATCGAGATGCTGGAATTCGA GAAGCGGAATGCGAGAAATCAGCGATGGACATAAAGTACAATACCGACACTAAAATCGAAGACAATGCGCGACTTTACCAACTGCAGAAGGCGCTTTTCGATCAAGAAATAAACACAGCG AAAGCCGAAGCTCAGCTAGCCTACGAGCTCCAGGCTGCGAAAATCAAACAACGAATACGAAACGAGGAAATCCAAATCGAAGTCGTCGAGAGGCGCAAGCAAATCGAAGTCGAGGAACAAGAGGTTCGTCGTAAGGAACACGAGCTTCGAAGTACCGTGCGACTTCCAGCTGAAGCGGAACACTACAAAATGGGCAGAGTAGCCGAaggaaaaag GACGCAAACGGTCGGCGCTGCAACAGCCGACGCCGAAAGGATCCGATTAATTGGTCAAGCTGAAGCGGAATCATTGGAAGCCGTCGGGAAATCCGATGCTGAAAGAATGCGAATGAAAGCACAGATCTACAAGAAATATGGCGATGCTGCGATTCTCAACATCATTCTAACTGCTATGCCAAAG ATTGCAGCCGAAGTAGCTGCGCCATTGGCCAAAACGGAAGAGATTGTGCTTTTGGGAGGTGGCGACGGAACGAGTTCAGAAATTACACGTCTTGTAGGTCAAGTCCCGCCAGCAGTTCAAGCATTAACAGGTGTTGATCTTTCCAAA GTACTTGGAAAAATACCAGGGGCCAAGTAA
- the LOC124416725 gene encoding flotillin-2 isoform X2, whose protein sequence is MGIEILSFTIKDVYDDVQYLASLGKAQTAAVKRDADVGVAEANRDAGIREAECEKSAMDIKYNTDTKIEDNARLYQLQKALFDQEINTAKAEAQLAYELQAAKIKQRIRNEEIQIEVVERRKQIEVEEQEVRRKEHELRSTVRLPAEAEHYKMGRVAEGKRTQTVGAATADAERIRLIGQAEAESLEAVGKSDAERMRMKAQIYKKYGDAAILNIILTAMPKIAAEVAAPLAKTEEIVLLGGGDGTSSEITRLVGQVPPAVQALTGVDLSKVLGKIPGAK, encoded by the exons ATGGGCATTGAGATCCTGTCTTTCACCATCAAAGATGTCTACGATGACGTTCAGTACCTGGCTTCCCTCGGGAAAGCCCAAACAGCCGCTGTGAAACGAGACGCTGACGTCGGCGTCGCTGAGGCGAATCGAGATGCTGGAATTCGA GAAGCGGAATGCGAGAAATCAGCGATGGACATAAAGTACAATACCGACACTAAAATCGAAGACAATGCGCGACTTTACCAACTGCAGAAGGCGCTTTTCGATCAAGAAATAAACACAGCG AAAGCCGAAGCTCAGCTAGCCTACGAGCTCCAGGCTGCGAAAATCAAACAACGAATACGAAACGAGGAAATCCAAATCGAAGTCGTCGAGAGGCGCAAGCAAATCGAAGTCGAGGAACAAGAGGTTCGTCGTAAGGAACACGAGCTTCGAAGTACCGTGCGACTTCCAGCTGAAGCGGAACACTACAAAATGGGCAGAGTAGCCGAaggaaaaag GACGCAAACGGTCGGCGCTGCAACAGCCGACGCCGAAAGGATCCGATTAATTGGTCAAGCTGAAGCGGAATCATTGGAAGCCGTCGGGAAATCCGATGCTGAAAGAATGCGAATGAAAGCACAGATCTACAAGAAATATGGCGATGCTGCGATTCTCAACATCATTCTAACTGCTATGCCAAAG ATTGCAGCCGAAGTAGCTGCGCCATTGGCCAAAACGGAAGAGATTGTGCTTTTGGGAGGTGGCGACGGAACGAGTTCAGAAATTACACGTCTTGTAGGTCAAGTCCCGCCAGCAGTTCAAGCATTAACAGGTGTTGATCTTTCCAAA GTACTTGGAAAAATACCAGGGGCCAAGTAA
- the LOC124416707 gene encoding myb-binding protein 1A-like protein yields MADNHMAEDNSPTVKQKAGPTILDSFDKLAGPKENQRIEGAIVLLRHLLQRDSDETDDKELQYALTRLVRGMGTSRADARSGFFTALTTFLSMNSEIEVGRILELINSNLHTVEKSEQTDIWTGQILVCGALIHSKILLTASLEEQQQVIELLLSAGQKRSYLPFAAYSFIIDLIEQLDEKDFKTIVWPILEKELSKPWDKQTLDTFHVLLVISKRYPSIIRQTSLKQYLNSKEIIDNNSVTPIAALLMDIQMLVCLQNPVYKLFCERLTSTEHVSNFWDNIDEYLAKPTRNKMLIAIEIATFIISNIKDATVIPSLITPNFLQNVLKTVEINRKKPKDEVVVKFRKLLELLVLVMKRNDIQSETRIALLEKLLLYPGDLLIEKKTSTKVIQMLTMNLNSEGVKKLSEIYKDITVACKPKEKADFPVCWINKERIYAAQMMTRLMDHSAMNAEHEWKLEQLKLLFQLGLCQTPTVGMELAASLKESFYRALDLKLAKLNDLRSILSSLVHYIDSKLFSKKKLELRMPLTEAATNVWTEMIAMIKKLENNRKIKQAVPIFHTMELHMGLQLFSEPEMAIDSIQELHSCFERIEPKKKNKPEEEPEWVEVVIDLMLSLLSRSSHLLRSLVGCVFPHICPMLTASSIHQILDILDPKNNTNPLSSKKDDDSSSDESSEDEDTVENGDVEEEEDQDKDSIETGEEENSDSDSENYSEEEEDEDDTVNDKLRMAVQQALGNAMAETDDDDIDVDQINEEEGQQLDSALANAFKLLRESRQNKKKKQGKNAQALTHFRVRVVDLLEIYLDSNPSMALALNILLPLVALLEFSIKDQHQKPLQHRVRSCLKRLSNVKKFSSINDVTSDLLADILRALIDKGSRSAPVYHEMGDKLTECCTFLVRCSQQIDDKDNQIQDIYTEILRTFFKKRDCVLPLMLFKSVLNLHWIGNWQLAPLLIEFAFDNEIRPFRRNQALELLDIFYHNNRLIQTDTSHAKIRKAMETNISHKSVELLEELGQNKNTEATHGVKQKFVCLLFTLLHTIKHQHQSSFCDWEAIGTRMAIYRSKSSLAKDAKRAYNRLANQLGVEINTVQNQKKREKIDNCEHVESNGHSIETGSTDNDESSEDSKERNKQTKKQKKKKQKNKSKQKDKQQLKKVTRELRLKAMSDGLDSIDFSTVPINYINDVDMEITADGESSRNGEVFTKKTLQNSAELQSGKRVSPKKRLASESQNVPFKTSKKKK; encoded by the exons atggcggACAACCACATGGCCGAGGATAATTCACCAACGGTTAAACAAAAGGCTGGACCCACGATTCTTGACTCTTTTGATAAGCTCGCTGGACCCAAGGAAAATCAAAGGATCGAAGGCGCCATCGTATTGCTTAGACATTTACTTCAACGAGATTCG GATGAAACGGATGACAAAGAATTGCAGTATGCACTGACCAGATTAGTGCGAGGAATGGGAACTTCGAGGGCAGATGCCAGGAGcggttttttcaccgctttGACTACTTTTCTCTCCATGAACTCTGAGATCGAAGTTGGCAGAATTCTTGAGCTTATCAACTCTAATCTGCACACTGTAGAAAAGAGC gaacaAACTGATATTTGGACAGGACAGATTCTCGTATGCGGAGCACTTATTCACTCTAAAATTTTGCTGACCGCCTCATTGGAGGAACAGCAGCAAGTAATAGAGCTGCTTTTGTCTGCTGGTCAAAAGCGAAGCTATTTACCATTCGCTGCCTACTCTTTTATTATCGATTTAATCGAGCAGTTGGAcgaaaaagatttcaaaactATAGTCTGGCCCATACTTGAGAAGGAATTATCGAAACCTTGGGATAAACAAACACTCGACACCTTTCACGTGCTATTGGTAATTAGCAAAAGGTATCCAAGTATTATCCGTCAGACGTCATTAAAACAATATctcaacagcaaagaaattattgaCAATAATTCAGTAACTCCGATAGCAGCATTGTTGATG GATATACAGATGCTTGTTTGTTTGCAAAATCCTGTATACAAATTATTCTGCGAGAGATTGACTTCAACTGaacatgtttcaaatttttgggaTAATATTGATGAGTATTTAGCCAAACCCACAAGAAATAAGATGCTCATTGCTATTGAAATAGCTACATTTATAATCTCGAACATAAAAGATGCCACAGTG ATACCCTCATTAATTACCCCGAATTTCCTACAAAACGTGCTGAAAACAGTCGaaattaatagaaaaaaaccgaAGGACGAGGTGGTCGTAAAATTCAGAAAGTTACTCGAACTTTTGGTCCTCGTGATGAAACGCAACGATATTCAGTCCGAAACTCGAATTGCATTACTCGAAAAGCTGCTGTTGTATCCTGGCGATCtattaattgaaaagaaaaccaGCACCAAAGTAATACAAATGTTGACAATGAACTTGAATTCCgaaggtgtaaaaaaattatccgaaaTATACAAAGATATCACTGTAGCTTGCAAACCTAAGGAAAAGGCGGATTTTCCTGTGTGCTGGATTAACAAGGAAAGAATATACGCCGCTCAAATGATGACGAG GTTGATGGATCATTCCGCGATGAACGCAGAACATGAATGGAAATTGGAACAGTTGAAGTTGCTATTCCAATTGGGACTCTGCCAAACACCGACAGTCGGCATGGAGCTTGCAG CATCATTGAAAGAAAGTTTCTACAGAGCTTTAGATCTGAAATTGGCAAAGCTGAACGATTTGAGAAGTATATTGAGCTCGTTGGTTCATTATATCGATTCTAAACTGTTTTCAAAGAAGAAATTGGAGCTACGAATGCCGCTCACAGAAGCTGCGACAAATGTTTGGACAGAAATGATagctatgataaaaaaattggaaaacaatCGCAAAATTAAACAAGCTGTGCCTATTTTTCACACCATGGAACTGCACatgggcttgcaattattttctgaACCAGAAATGGCAATTGACTCCATACAAGAGTTACACAGCTGCTTTGAAAGGATAGAacccaaaaagaaaaataaaccagAAGAAGAACCAGAATGGGTCGAAGTTGTCATCGATCTTATGCTATCTCTGCTTTCTAGAAGCAGTCATCTGCTGCGTTCATTAGTTGGATGTGTTTTCCCACATATATGTCCAATGCTTACGGCGTCCTCGATTCATCAAATATTAGAT ATACTTGATCCGAAAAATAACACAAACCCACTGTCTTCGAAAAAAGATGATGATTCGTCAAGTGATGAATCTAGCGAAGATGAGGACACTGTGGAGAATGGAGATGTGGAGGAAGAAGAGGATCAAGACAAAGACAGCATTGAAACAGGTGAAGAGGAGAACAGCGATTCAGACTCAGAAAACTAttctgaagaagaagaagacgaagatgaTACAGTGAATGATAAACTACGAATGGCTGTGCAACAGGCATTGGGTAATGCGATGGCAGAAACCGACGACGATGATATTGATGTTGATCAAATAAACGAAGAGGAAGGCCAACAGCTTGACAGCGCGTTGGCAAATGCGTTCAAACTTTTGCGAGAAAGTCgtcaaaacaagaaaaagaaacaagggAAAAATGCCCAAGCCTTGACTCACTTCAGAGTCAGAGTTGTCGATCTATTGGAAATCTATTTGGACTCCAATCCGTCGATGGCTCTCGCTCTCAACATTCTTCTTCCACTGGTAGCTCTTctagaattttcaatcaagGACCAACATCAGAAGCCGCTGCAACACAGAGTCAGATCTTGTCTTAAACGGCTATCcaatgtaaagaaattttccaGTATAAATGACGTAACAAGTGATTTGTTGGCAGACATTCTGAGAGCCCTGATTGACAAGGGTTCAAGATCAGCTCCCGTGTATCACGAGATGGGCGACAAGTTAACAGAATGCTGTACATTTTTAGTTAGATGTTCTCAGCAAATCGACGATAAAGACAATCAAATACAGGATATTTACACAGAAATTTTAAGAACTTTCTTCAAAAAACGGGACTGTGTTCTTCCCCTTATGCTGTTTAAATCTGTGTTAAATCTACATTGGATTGGGAATTGGCAGCTGGCTCCTTTGCTCATTGAGTTTGCATTCGACAACGAAATCAGGCCGTTCAGACGCAACCAGGCTTTGGAATTGTTAGACATattttatcataataataGGCTTATTCAGACCGACACAAGTCATGCGAAAATACGCAAGGCGATGGAAACAAATATCAGCCACAAAAGTGTTGAATTGCTGGAAGAACTTGGACAGAACAAAAATACTGAAGCCACACATGGTGTAAAACAGAAGTTCGTCTGCCTACTTTTCACCTTATTGCATACCATAAAACACCAACATCAATCTAGCTTTTGCGATTGGGAAGCTATCGGAACTAGGATGGCTATCTACAGGTCCAAATCCTCATTAGCTAAGGACGCTAAAAGAGCGTACAATCGGCTTGCCAATCAACTAGGTGTTGAAATCAATAC cgTGCAAAACCAAAAGAAACGGGAAAAAATAGACAATTGTGAACACGTGGAAAGTAATGGGCACAGTATTGAAACTGGATCAACAGATAATGACGAGTCTAGTGAAGATTCTAAGGAGAGAAATAAACAGAcaaagaagcagaagaagaagaaacagaagAATAAAAGTAAACAGAAAGATAAGCAGCagttaaaaaaagttacgcgtGAACTGCGACTGAAAGCTATGTCGGACGGATTGGATTCAATTGATTTTAGTACAGTACCTATAAATTATATCAATGATGTAGACATGGAAATTACCGCGGATGGTGAATCGTCACGAAACGGCGAagtatttacgaaaaaaacgtTGCAAAATAGTGCAGAATTACAATCTGGGAAAAGAGTTTCACCTAAGAAAAGGTTGGCTTCAGAATCACAGAATGTACCCTTCAAaactagtaaaaaaaaaaaatga